From Venturia canescens isolate UGA chromosome 3, ASM1945775v1, whole genome shotgun sequence:
CTACATTTCGAAACCAAAATTATGTCGGTCGATTTTACTACTTTACCACATCTGATGAAATCACATTATGGTACAAGTCCACcaaaaaacatggaggaagcAGTTGAGCTCTTTGTGTTGAATGAACCTGGAAACAAATCAATAAAAGCTATCTTTGCCATGACTTCAAGTATATTAACAAGGCCATACACCTTTTTGTACTCTTTGGAACAATTATCTTATCCGAAGTTGCCAAAGACGACAATTCATGTGATCGCTCGGAATGCCAAAGACTTGGACTTCCTGGATTTCTGGCACATCTTCTTCCATCATGATTTACCCTTTACGGAGTTCAAAATTGTTGCTGTCGGTCCAGAACTCTCAGCTAATCTGAAACAAGTTGATCTCTGTGTTGAATGCCTCAAAAAAGGTTGCAAAATTAATATTCAATCTGTACGAGCATTGTATTCAGACTTTGTGGAGGACGCATCTTTCACAAGACCTGATTATGTCATTGGATTCAATGTGGCTTTGCTGGATGACGATCCCTTGATGTCTTCGATCAAAGTACTGGCCAGACTGAATTGTCCATTTATTGTGACAACATATATTGCTAAAGAAACGGCGTCCAACGTTATAAGAATCAGTTCTTTTCTTGGGAAAATGGTTGAACCTATTTGGATTGGCAAAAATCCATTTTCCAGCTTGGAACCTCACAAAGAATTTGAAATGGAtggatttttttaccacaatCAGTATTTGGTTATTTATGACACATTGGCTTGAGATTTTATCCATACAGAAAGATTTTTAAGTTGCGTAATTTGattctcagaataaaatatgtTAAATCCATACGTAAATCTActgatttcaaaaaattcttgcTACTTTTTAATGGAAATTCAATATGTTTGTAAAATGTatcatttttgtcattttgaacttcaatattttttgtacaCCACGTAAATTCGACGACGAATGattaaaggaaataaaagttcATGTTGCGCCCaaactattttttgtttccaaaAATCTGTGATATAAATCATAATGTAAAAAGCTGCTCGGTCAATTCGATCCAGGTAATCCCTTCCTTATCCttagtcatttttttcttttagagGCTCTATGCTCAACAATTTTACTGCACGTGCTGCCAATTTTCGactaaataattaatatttggATAAATTGTTGGGGTATAACCAATTTGGCATACAATTGAAAACAGTGGTAACTTGAATTCTGCATATCATTCTTTTGAcattattcattcgaaaaagaACTTATATTACTCCTGAGAACTCCATTATAACCGCTTCCTAATCATTTGATCTCGATATTAAATACATAATATTATCATCCGAGGAATAAGTTTTGTTTTAATTCCAAA
This genomic window contains:
- the LOC122407888 gene encoding uncharacterized protein — encoded protein: MESQVDPAIKDHSFFANACQICRAYGKDVKLKICGNCKTLRYCSKEHQIEHWPKHKEFCRALSKAVKFFEPITKNYTFVNSMDWKKVRIYMTQMIEFDLGRPLSYFELELVVFPRACKICYESDPRKLSDCPDCPDASFCINHPRDSSHHAECETSKLHFETKIMSVDFTTLPHLMKSHYGTSPPKNMEEAVELFVLNEPGNKSIKAIFAMTSSILTRPYTFLYSLEQLSYPKLPKTTIHVIARNAKDLDFLDFWHIFFHHDLPFTEFKIVAVGPELSANLKQVDLCVECLKKGCKINIQSVRALYSDFVEDASFTRPDYVIGFNVALLDDDPLMSSIKVLARLNCPFIVTTYIAKETASNVIRISSFLGKMVEPIWIGKNPFSSLEPHKEFEMDGFFYHNQYLVIYDTLA